A window of the Branchiostoma lanceolatum isolate klBraLanc5 chromosome 13, klBraLanc5.hap2, whole genome shotgun sequence genome harbors these coding sequences:
- the LOC136447161 gene encoding uncharacterized protein, whose protein sequence is MRVLAAVLPVCLLIAAAAAQETGGTERQIGPFLNPTNPCLSANARTCKECLRVAAQCGWCNSESYTRPKCDSADNLQNLGCPVGALMNPAAEMRVIERGVITKDVKLSSSGQAQPVPNSGQRWGNDECQEDPITCGEGGAVGEAEGRIGGGGTGGGSTSFGGGSTSFGGGGSSFGGGGSSFGGGGSSFGGGGGGAFGGGGGGGGGGGGGGGGTRGETGGGGIGGGSFGGGGTGGSFGGGGIGGSFGGGGIGAGSSSSSSSSSSSSTSISGSSGSFGGGGSSFGGGGGGGGGGGGGGGGGGGGSSSSGGGGSSSGGGFFFGGGTGDSGGSSGGFGGGGGSSSSSSSSSFSGSIGGEGGLGRDDFFSSLDDFMNSGGDGTGRKKRQSDDDTLSRINRISPKELKLDMRKGSTYSFTMNVYRPKDYPADLYYLMDLSDSMKDDLENLKTLAGTLTTELRKLTRNFNVGFGAFVDKTVSPYVDTSPEKLKEPSPGAAPPFSYINALSLTDDAVVFNDEVGKIRSSGNLDAAEGGFDGMLQALVCRDKIGWREASTHIILYASDAQFHSAGDGKLGGIVKKNDEKCHLDPKGTYMEEFANTQDYPSISQIRSLLQATNTLLIFAVDKKYQSVYQSLANNQFAGLATAGVLEADSSNIIALIERSYNQLLSQIELSFVDFPSEYMSYTVTPNCGNGQREGTKCTNVNVGDEVTFDIELTMNDIPQDSAKLNAEHEFKIKPVGFHEEVKAKLRYLGSCDCENQAVPTSAKCNTQGTFECGECVCYSGWLGKTCTCDASNNTVAANNEACIQQGSIDVCQRRGTCLCGECICDRPDRFSGKYCECDNQACERFNGQICGGSTYGTCDCGTCKCKEGREGTACQCPSDRSVCKPSNAPDDADLCNGHGECACNEGEEERSCVCEEGYSGKYCQECQACPGKCDVLKPCVQCHAWGKNWTEEICVNRCVDKVYMSDRLRDDFGVTRCSYTDDDGCTVHYTYGTDSYKGQTSDDFVVEVRKNKDCVTPFPWWWLVLGIILAILLLGLCCLCCWRCWAYYKDKQEFLLWQDEMKAQAAWDTGESPIYTGAVTTHQNPEFIGAGAGVGGAAGGMATATTVVDGGLVNATAPVAAAAPMINLDLKDKLIVKTGSVIILDIPFSGRPTPDIVWTKDDVEIYSGDRVTIENAATSTTLSIKNCQRSDAGNYRLALANTAGRAKADVDVVVIDKPGPPKEVRVDDIMQDSAALSWRQPMDEGGSNITNYAVEKFDYERNNWVMVNPYVPGFNYTVPNLVPGAEYIFRVAAENQCGLGEPTESERIVVQNRHGRPPGVPGTLTYEEVTGDRVTLRWSPPLDDGGSEVTNYVIQKRDSNDPHGWSTVTSSATRTSHRVGNLNPGGHYRFRVRAENYYGPGPWTESGSVMLGGSSLGRGQVQQSMSSFSSGQFATLPAGMSFQQPAYIIAQAPMQSNTLPYGAMPGWGSMTMQQEPAPQPVAPKPDPSLNVVVVKVNVTLKNKDITPLLLSLKDGDVDLPPNGDDLCRFKLDTPLDQMTDDELRENIEELSGFTPENLLELIQMPPTRQNVLALAHLMIQRANEDLPVTPAALTPKARSRTSSQSSGTGQELTGPERAARVGRKLDWLETALEEAAVKQALNCARLSASKPAKELDRDSLLRSLENLEDVTKQYQHPEWRYYQETLTIARQSVSDPNLGKLVLALIGKPS, encoded by the exons ATGCGGGTCCTGGCAGCTGTCCTGCCGGTGTGCCTGCTGATCGCGGCCGCCGCCGCTCAGGAAACCGGCGGCACGGAGAGGCAGATAGGACCATTCCTCAACCCGA CTAATCCGTGTCTGTCTGCAAACGCGAGGACGTGCAAGGAGTGTCTCAGAGTTGCCGCTCAGTGCGGGTGGTGTAACTCAGAG TCGTACACCCGACCCAAATGCGATTCCGCCGACAACCTGCAGAACCTGGGATGTCCGGTAGGGGCGCTCATGAACCCGGCCGCAGAGATGAGAGTAATAGAG AGAGGTGTCATCACCAAAGACGTCAAACTTAGCAGCTCGGGACAAGCTCAGCCAGTCCCGAACAGCGGGCAGCGGTGGGGCAACGACGAGTGTCAGGAGGACCCCATCACCTGCGGAGAGGGCGGAGCGGTCGGAGAAGCAGAAGGAAGAATAGGAGGAGGAGGAACGGGTGGAGGAAGTACGTCTTTCGGGGGAGGGAGTACGTCTTTCGGAGGAGGAGGGAGTAGCTTTGGAGGAGGAGGAAGTAGCTTTGGAGGAGGAGGAAGTAGCtttggaggaggagggggaggagctttcggaggaggaggaggaggaggaggagggggaggaggaggaggaggaggtacaAGAGGAGAAACCGGTGGAGGGGGAATCGGTGGAGGGAGTTTCGGAGGAGGAGGAACCGGTGGAAGTTTCGGTGGAGGAGGAATCGGTGGAAGTTTCGGTGGAGGAGGAATCGGTGCAG GAtcgtcatcttcttcttcatcgtCTTCATCGTCCTCGACCTCTATATCTGGTTCCTCGGGTTCTTTCGGGGGAGGAGGGAGTTCCTTCGGAGGAGGTGGCGGTGGTGGAGGAGGCGGAGGAGGAggcggaggaggaggaggcggcGGAAGTAGCAGCTCCGGAGGAGGGGGAAGTAGTTCCGGAGGAGGATTTTTCTTCGGAGGAGGGACTGGAGACAGTGGAGGATCATCCGGGGGTTTTGGAGGAGGTGGAG GGTCCTCGTCCAGCAGTAGCTCATCTTCGTTCTCTGGCTCCATTGGGGGAGAAGGCGGCTTAGGCCGCGACGACTTCTTCAGCAG TCTTGACGACTTTATGAATTCTGGCGGGGATGGAACCGGGCGAAAGAAGCGTCAATCCGACGACGATACCTTAAGTAGAATCAACCGCATTTCTCCAAAGGAACTCAAGCTGGATATGAGAAAAG GATCTACCTACAGCTTCACCATGAACGTGTACCGCCCGAAGGACTACCCTGCTGACCTGTACTACCTTATGGACCTGTCCGATTCTATGAAGGACGATTTGGAAAACCTGAAGACGCTTGCCGGCACGCTGA CCACCGAATTGAGGAAACTTACCAGGAACTTCAACGTGGGCTTCGGCGCATTTGTGGACAAGACCGTGTCTCCCTACGTGGATACGTCACCGGAAAA GCTGAAGGAGCCGAGTCCAGGCGCCGCTCCCCCGTTCAGCTACATCAACGCCTTGTCGCTCACGGACGACGCGGTCGTGTTTAATGACGAGGTCGGGAAAATCCGGAGCTCCGGGAACCTGGACGCTGCAGAGGGAGGGTTCGACGGCATGCTTCAGGCGCTGGTTTGCAGG gATAAGATCGGTTGGCGGGAAGCCTCGACCCACATCATCCTGTACGCCAGCGACGCGCAGTTTCACTCCGCTGGGGACGGCAAGCTTGGCGGCATCGTCAAGAAAAACGACGAGAAGTGCCACCTGGACCCCAAGGGAACCTACATGGAGGAGTTTGCAAACACGCAG gattaCCCGTCGATCAGTCAGATCAGATCGCTCTTGCAGGCCACCAACACTCTCCTCATCTTTGCCGTGGACAAAAAGTACCAGAGTGTCTATCAG AGCTTGGCAAACAACCAGTTCGCAGGTCTGGCCACTGCTGGTGTCCTGGAGGCGGATTCCAGTAACATCATCGCACTTATAGAGCGCTCCTACAAC CAACTGCTGTCTCAGATCGAGCTGAGTTTCGTGGACTTCCCCAGCGAGTACATGTCCTACACGGTCACTCCGAACTGTGGCAACGGACAAAGGGAGGGGACTAAATGTACCAACGTGAATGTAGGAGATGAG gtgacctttgacattgagTTGACGATGAACGACATCCCACAAGACTCCGCCAAGCTTAACGCGGAACACGAGTTCAAGATCAAACCGGTCGGTTTCCATGAGGAAGTGaaggccaagctgcggtacctCGGGTCTTGTGACTGCGAGAACCAAGCG gttCCAACAAGTGCCAAATGTAACACCCAAGGAACGTTTGAGTGTGGGGAGTGTGTCTGCTACTCTGGATG GCTAGGGAAGACGTGTACCTGCGACGCCTCCAATAACACCGTTGCCGCCAACAACGAGGCGTGCATCCAGCAGGGGAGCATTGACGTGTGCCAGCGGAGGGGCACGTGTCTGTGCGGGGAGTGCATCTGCGACAGGCCCGATCGCTTCTCCGGCAAGTACTGCGAGTGTGACAACCAGGCCTGCGAGCGCTTCAACGGACAAATCTGCGGAG GCTCAACGTATGGAACATGTGACTGTGGCACCTGTAAATGCAAAGAGGGCCGGGAGGGAACCGCCTGCCAGTGCCCGAGTGACAGGTCCGTCTGCAAACCAAGCAACGCACCGGACGATGCC GACCTCTGTAACGGCCATGGCGAGTGCGCCTGTAACGAGGGAGAGGAAGAGCGGTCGTGCGTATGTGAGGAGGGGTACAGCGGAAAGTACTGCCAGGAATGTCAG GCATGTCCTGGGAAATGCGACGTCCTGAAGCCGTGTGTCCAGTGCCACGCCTGGGGGAAGAACTGGACCGAGGAGATATGTGTGAACAGATGCGTGGACAAAGTCTACATGAGCGACCGGCTACGAGACG ATTTCGGAGTGACACGTTGTTCGTACACCGATGACGACGGCTGTACGGTTCACTACACCTACGGCACCGACTCATACAAGGGACAAACGTCAGACGATTTCGTCGTGGAGGTCCGCAAGAACAAAG ACTGTGTGACGCCGTTCCCGTGGTGGTGGCTGGTGCTGGGCATCATCCTGGCCATCCTGCTGCTGGGTCTGTGCTGCCTGTGCTGCTGGAGATGCTGGGCGTACTACAAGGACAAGCAGGAGTTTCTGCTCTGGCAGGACGAGATGAAGGCACAAGCCGCGTGGGACACG GGAGAGAGCCCGATCTACACTGGTGCGGTCACGACACATCAGAATCCTGAATTTATCGGTGCAGGTGCAGGTGTAGGTG GAGCAGCAGGAGGGATGGCGACGGCGACGACTGTTGTTGACGGTGGCCTTGTAAACGCAACCGCCCCAGTTGCAGCCG CTGCCCCGATGATTAACCTTGACCTGAAGGACAAGCTGATCGTGAAGACCGGGTCGGTCATCATCCTGGACATCCCGTTCAGCGGCCGCCCCACCCCGGACATCGTCTGGACCAAGGACGACGTGGAGATCTACAG tggTGATAGGGTGACAATCGAGAACGCGGCCACCTCCACCACCCTGTCCATCAAGAACTGCCAGCGGTCGGACGCCGGGAACTACCGGCTCGCGCTGGCCAACACCGCCGGCCGCGCCAAGGCTGACGTGGACGTCGTCGTCATCG ACAAACCGGGACCTCCAAAAGAAGTACGTGTCGATGACATCATGCAGGATTCCGCGGCGTTGTCATGGCGACAGCCAATGGACGAAGGCGGCAGCAACATCACTAACTACGCAGTGGAGAAGTTCGATTATGAACGAAACAACTGGGTCATGGTCAACCCTTACGTCCCAG GTTTCAACTACACCGTGCCTAACCTGGTGCCCGGTGCGGAGTACATCTTCCGTGTGGCGGCTGAGAACCAGTGTGGCCTCGGGGAGCCGACCGAGAGTGAGCGCATCGTGGTCCAGAACCGGCATG GCCGCCCTCCCGGCGTTCCCGGTACCCTGACCTATGAAGAAGTGACCGGTGACCGGGTGACCCTCCGCTGGAGCCCGCCATTGGACGATGGAGGCAGCGAG GTCACCAACTACGTGATCCAGAAGCGCGACTCCAACGACCCCCACGGTTGGTCCACGGTGACGTCCTCCGCTACCCGCACCTCTCACCGGGTCGGCAACCTCAACCCCGGCGGCCACTATCGCTTCCGGGTCCGGGCGGAGAACTACTACGGCCCGGGACCCTGGACTGAATCCGGCAGTGTCATGCTAGGCGGAAGTTCGCTCG GAAGGGGACAGGTTCAGCAGTCCATGTCGTCGTTTAGTTCGGGGCAGTTTGCCACTCTGCCCGCCGGGATGAGTTTCCAACAGCCGGCCTACATCATCGCCCAGGCGCCCATGCAGAGCAACACCCTTCCCTACGGAGCCATGCCGGGCTGGGGATCCATGACCATGCAGCAAGAGCCCGCTCCGCAGCCAGTCGCGCCGAAACCCGATCCAA GCTTGAACGTCGTCGTCGTCAAGGTGAACGTGACCCTGAAGAACAAGGACATCACCCCTCTCCTGCTGTCCCTGAAGGACGGCGACGTCGACCTGCCGCCCAACGGCGACGACCTGTGCCGCTTCAAACTGGACACTCCCCTAGACCAGATGACGGACGATGAGCTGCGCGAGAACATCGAGGAGCTCTCGGGCTTCACCCCCGAGAACCTACTGGAGCTGATCCAGATGCCGCCGACGCGTCAGAACGTGCTGGCCCTGGCCCACCTGATGATCCAGCGCGCCAACGAGGACCTGCCGGTCACCCCGGCAGCGCTGACACCAAAGGCCCGCTCCCGGACGTCCTCCCAGTCAAGTGGCACGGGCCAAGAG